GGGCGCCGGGGCCCATGGGCAGCATGTTCGGCACGAGCTACGCGTACGACCGGCTCTACCGGCTGATTGAGGCCACGGACCCCGAGGTGAGCACGACGTACGGGTTCGATTCGGTGGGGAACCGGCTGAGCATGACGCGGGGGAGCACGACGGCGTACGCGTACGACCGGGCGGATCGGATCCTCGCGGCGGGAGCGACGAGCTACACCGTGGACGCGAAGGGGAACACGACGGGGCGAGGGGCGGACCGCTTTGGGTACGACCAGGCGAACAGACTCGTGAGCGGGACGGTGGGTGGGGAGGCCAGCGCGTACGCGTATGACGGGGATGGGAAGCGGGCGAGCAAGACGGTCGATGGCAACCGCACCGAGTACGTCTACGACGTGAATCGGGCGCTGGCGGTGGTGCTGGAGGACGGGGCGCGGAAGTACGTGTGGGGCCTGGGGCTGGCGTATGCCGAGGACGAGGAGACCGGGGAGATCGCGGTGTACCACACCGATGGGCTGGGGTCGGTGCGGGCGATCACGAACGCGGACGGCGCGGTGGTGCAGACCTATCGGACCGACGAGTACGGGGTGCCGGTGGCAGATTCGGGTGCGATCGCCCAGCCGTTCCAATACACCGGCGAGCAGCGGGACGAGGAAACTGGCTTCGTCTACCTGCGGGCGCGGATGTATGAGCCAGAGATTGGGCGGTTCCTCCAGCGGGACGTGCGCAGAGGTACAAATTTTGAGCCTCAGCGACTGAACCGTTATGCATACTCAGTTGACAATCCCGTGACCATTTCAGATGCGACGGGGATGGAGGCACACCGGTCGATGATCTTGCGCGCCGCCAGCGTCGGCGGAGAATCTCCGACCGGGACGTGTGCTGTCCCTTTGCTCCCAATCGATTGGCGGCGGGTACCAGGTGGCTTTCTTCCGGTTCCGAATGTATTCGGACCGTGGTTGTGTCTGGGACCAGGTGAACTCGAGAGCGGAGACAGTCGTAGCCCAAACCCCGTAAGTCCGGTGGATGTTCTCCCGCCCACTGCGCCGTTCACTGAAAGCACGGACTGTGATATGAAGTGTCAAAAGGAAGGAGAGAGATGTCTCGACGATGCGAGGCAACTCGGTATCCCCCAAAGTCCTCGCGATCTCTTTTCGTGCCAACACGCAACGATTCAGTGTAGTCGAACAGGGAGGTTTCGCAACCCGGGTTGGCGGCAGGGACTCGGTTACGATCCAGTTGTACAGATCTGCTAGGCTGACAGTCGATCAACATGGACAGTTCCTTCACAAGCCTTAGACAAACGTCGCTCGCATTCTTGGACAAACAATACGACTTGGCGGCACGGGCCGCCGAGTTGGATTTGGACTCACTGAACCGTAGTGCGCCGAGAGGCCTGCGCTTTGGCTCGACGGACGAGGCATCGG
This Chloroflexota bacterium DNA region includes the following protein-coding sequences:
- a CDS encoding RHS repeat-associated core domain-containing protein, encoding MTRGSTTAYAYDRADRILAAGATSYTVDAKGNTTGRGADRFGYDQANRLVSGTVGGEASAYAYDGDGKRASKTVDGNRTEYVYDVNRALAVVLEDGARKYVWGLGLAYAEDEETGEIAVYHTDGLGSVRAITNADGAVVQTYRTDEYGVPVADSGAIAQPFQYTGEQRDEETGFVYLRARMYEPEIGRFLQRDVRRGTNFEPQRLNRYAYSVDNPVTISDATGMEAHRSMILRAASVGGESPTGTCAVPLLPIDWRRVPGGFLPVPNVFGPWLCLGPGELESGDSRSPNPVSPVDVLPPTAPFTESTDCDMKCQKEGERCLDDARQLGIPQSPRDLFSCQHATIQCSRTGRFRNPGWRQGLGYDPVVQIC